In Pseudonocardia sp. C8, one genomic interval encodes:
- a CDS encoding fumarylacetoacetate hydrolase family protein translates to MRIANLDQRAVLVVDAAGADAAVDLATASDGRFGPDLPGVYRDWAHVQAWWTGLDPAAVATGAVPIDRARLGAPSPAPAQVFAIGLNYGTHAAESGFEAPTRLPPVFTKYVSSFTGPDTDVALPPGGNVDWEVELVAVIGAEASRVDEAAAWSYVAGLTAGQDISERVSQLAGPAPQFGLGKSFPGFSPQGPYLVTPDELADPDDLELGCAIDGEDVQKGRTSDLIYSVPKLVAALSAIVTLHPGDVIFTGTPAGVGLGRKPPRYLQDGERLDSWIEGIGELHQRFTTTTRAE, encoded by the coding sequence ATGCGGATCGCCAACCTCGACCAGCGCGCCGTTCTCGTCGTCGACGCCGCGGGCGCCGACGCCGCCGTCGACCTCGCCACGGCCTCGGACGGGCGGTTCGGCCCCGATCTTCCCGGTGTCTACCGGGACTGGGCCCACGTGCAGGCCTGGTGGACGGGCCTCGACCCGGCCGCGGTGGCGACCGGTGCCGTGCCGATCGATCGGGCCCGGCTCGGTGCCCCGTCGCCTGCTCCGGCGCAGGTCTTCGCGATCGGACTGAACTACGGCACCCACGCCGCGGAGTCCGGCTTCGAGGCCCCGACGCGGCTACCGCCGGTGTTCACCAAGTACGTCTCCAGCTTCACCGGGCCCGACACCGACGTCGCGCTGCCGCCGGGTGGGAACGTGGACTGGGAGGTCGAGCTGGTCGCGGTGATCGGGGCGGAGGCGAGCCGGGTCGACGAGGCCGCCGCCTGGTCCTACGTCGCCGGCCTGACCGCGGGTCAGGACATCTCCGAGCGGGTCTCCCAGCTGGCCGGACCCGCCCCGCAGTTCGGACTCGGCAAGTCCTTCCCCGGTTTCTCCCCCCAGGGGCCCTACCTGGTGACGCCCGACGAGCTCGCCGACCCCGACGACCTCGAGCTCGGGTGTGCGATCGACGGCGAGGACGTCCAGAAGGGCCGCACCAGCGACCTGATCTACTCGGTCCCGAAGCTGGTCGCCGCGCTGTCGGCCATCGTGACGCTGCACCCCGGCGACGTGATCTTCACCGGCACCCCGGCCGGTGTCGGACTCGGTCGTAAGCCCCCGCGGTACCTGCAGGACGGCGAACGGCTCGACAGCTGGATCGAGGGGATCGGCGAGCTGCACCAGCGCTTCACCACCACCACCCGCGCCGAGTAA
- a CDS encoding tRNA adenosine deaminase-associated protein has protein sequence MPTQSVEAAPDTRDAALPGFAVAAIREEGKWRCVQLDPVALVDLDAAITALRAQRSTGAVLGLLDVDDEFFVLLRPSPGGVRLLLSDAAAALDYDVAADVLDLLRVELPPDDDALDDPWPEGDLGILSDLGLPADELEVLVEDLELYPDEQLDTIARRCGFAAQLDELVNS, from the coding sequence GTGCCCACCCAGAGCGTCGAGGCCGCCCCGGACACCCGGGATGCCGCCCTCCCCGGATTCGCGGTCGCCGCGATCCGCGAGGAGGGGAAGTGGCGCTGCGTCCAGCTCGACCCGGTCGCCCTGGTCGACCTCGACGCGGCGATCACCGCGCTGCGCGCCCAACGGTCCACCGGGGCCGTGCTCGGCCTGCTCGACGTCGACGACGAGTTCTTCGTCCTGCTGCGCCCGTCCCCGGGTGGGGTGCGCCTGCTGCTCTCCGACGCCGCCGCGGCGCTGGACTACGACGTCGCCGCCGACGTCCTGGACCTGCTGCGGGTCGAGCTCCCGCCGGACGACGACGCGCTGGACGACCCGTGGCCGGAGGGCGACCTCGGCATCCTGTCCGACCTCGGGCTGCCGGCCGACGAGCTGGAGGTCCTGGTCGAGGACCTCGAGCTCTACCCGGACGAGCAGCTCGACACGATCGCCCGGCGCTGCGGGTTCGCCGCCCAGCTGGACGAGCTCGTCAACTCCTGA
- a CDS encoding nuclear transport factor 2 family protein has protein sequence MDAPARIAEMATMTDDQRKQLALEYLKRLDTGGDILELFDERAQVYFPKCPLAVGHDEIGALFAGIGSIVAAVTHDYAYLNVIGQGDTLVVEGTSSGRTTDGTEWRAGVTHAGRWCDVFEIRDNRIQRLFIYLDPDYADADTARYPWLARA, from the coding sequence ATGGACGCACCTGCACGCATCGCCGAGATGGCCACGATGACCGACGACCAGCGCAAGCAGCTCGCGTTGGAGTACCTCAAGCGCCTGGACACCGGCGGCGACATCCTGGAGCTCTTCGACGAGCGCGCCCAGGTCTACTTCCCGAAGTGCCCGCTGGCCGTCGGCCACGACGAGATCGGCGCGTTGTTCGCCGGCATCGGGAGCATCGTCGCGGCCGTCACCCATGACTACGCGTACCTGAACGTCATCGGGCAAGGCGACACCCTCGTCGTCGAGGGCACCTCCAGCGGACGGACGACCGACGGCACCGAATGGCGAGCCGGTGTCACTCACGCCGGACGCTGGTGCGACGTCTTCGAGATCCGCGACAACCGGATCCAGCGCCTGTTCATCTACCTCGACCCCGACTACGCGGACGCCGACACCGCCCGCTACCCGTGGCTCGCCCGAGCCTGA
- a CDS encoding GMC family oxidoreductase N-terminal domain-containing protein, translated as MRDVIVVGAGGGGAVVAKELAARGLDVLLLEAGPRHADITEEWTHYENDANNPLTGFLRFGPSDRSQPAWYRELPQNSFLWQLSGVGGTTQHYFGNCPRAYPGVFAGYDGADRDAYDTAHLFPFGYSELVPYYEWVEATLPVQTAAMGRKEEVFFRGCEQLGLPVQTAKTTTEDSYRPQENAILQPGGAAGRVSGYEGEPRLLYPEATGCTFCGYCFQGCSHPAKAPRNLIAKRSTDNSYVPMALTADRWAPGGRPVTLVTDAFVTRVHTEQRGGRTAASGVTWREGATGDHQREDAKVVVLAAGCTENPRLWFNSGLPDPNDWVGRGYTDHYFDWIIASFDSYTGSSKGTGSSARSDWPGRGGVMNVGLPPALKAFTMTFSDSGIRGQYGNGRGEAGPWDGPAGRLMGPELKDMMMGGIDQMFCMLVMTDDDVERQNRVTLSALPADEHGSVAKVEMHQRQRSRRTVANREFLVRKGVEIARAAGARTVHRMDWPPLILHVQSTMRMGESERNSVLDADGQARWVDGLYVADNSALANSAAGVNPTLTTQAVATRTAEKIFTSRFGGAAWVRSEAPVVSTDDRVAQGMDDLGL; from the coding sequence ATGCGCGACGTCATCGTGGTGGGCGCCGGCGGTGGGGGCGCCGTGGTCGCCAAGGAGCTCGCCGCCCGCGGCCTGGACGTGCTGCTCCTGGAGGCAGGCCCGCGGCACGCCGACATCACCGAGGAGTGGACGCACTACGAGAACGACGCGAACAACCCGCTGACCGGGTTCCTGCGGTTCGGGCCCTCCGACCGGTCGCAGCCGGCCTGGTACCGCGAACTTCCGCAGAACTCGTTCCTGTGGCAGCTCTCCGGCGTCGGTGGCACCACCCAGCACTACTTCGGCAACTGCCCGCGGGCCTATCCCGGTGTGTTCGCCGGCTACGACGGTGCCGACCGCGACGCCTACGACACCGCCCACCTGTTCCCGTTCGGCTACTCCGAGCTGGTGCCCTACTACGAGTGGGTCGAGGCGACGCTGCCCGTGCAGACCGCCGCGATGGGGCGCAAGGAGGAGGTGTTCTTCCGCGGCTGCGAGCAGCTCGGACTGCCGGTGCAGACCGCGAAGACCACCACCGAGGACTCCTACCGACCGCAGGAGAACGCGATCCTGCAGCCCGGGGGCGCCGCTGGCCGGGTGTCCGGCTACGAGGGTGAGCCGCGGCTGCTCTACCCGGAGGCGACCGGGTGCACGTTCTGCGGATACTGCTTCCAGGGGTGCTCGCACCCGGCGAAGGCGCCGCGCAACCTGATCGCGAAACGGTCCACCGACAACAGCTACGTGCCGATGGCGCTGACCGCGGACCGGTGGGCACCGGGCGGCCGGCCGGTCACCCTGGTCACCGACGCGTTCGTCACCCGGGTGCACACCGAGCAGCGCGGTGGCCGGACGGCGGCGAGCGGGGTGACCTGGCGGGAGGGCGCCACGGGCGATCACCAGCGCGAGGACGCCAAGGTCGTCGTGCTCGCCGCCGGCTGCACGGAGAACCCCCGGCTGTGGTTCAACAGCGGGCTGCCCGACCCCAACGACTGGGTCGGTCGCGGCTACACCGACCACTACTTCGACTGGATCATCGCGAGCTTCGACTCCTACACCGGCTCCAGCAAGGGCACCGGTTCCTCGGCACGGTCGGACTGGCCCGGGCGCGGCGGCGTGATGAACGTGGGCCTCCCGCCGGCGTTGAAGGCCTTCACGATGACCTTCTCGGACAGCGGGATCCGCGGGCAGTACGGGAACGGCCGGGGCGAGGCCGGCCCCTGGGACGGCCCGGCCGGTCGGCTGATGGGACCGGAGCTGAAGGACATGATGATGGGCGGCATCGACCAGATGTTCTGCATGCTGGTGATGACCGACGACGACGTGGAGCGGCAGAACCGGGTCACGCTCTCCGCGCTACCGGCCGACGAGCACGGCTCGGTGGCCAAGGTGGAGATGCACCAGCGGCAGCGGTCCCGGCGCACCGTGGCCAATCGCGAGTTCCTGGTCCGCAAGGGTGTGGAGATCGCGCGGGCGGCCGGGGCGCGCACGGTGCACCGGATGGACTGGCCCCCGCTGATCCTGCACGTCCAGTCCACCATGCGGATGGGCGAGTCGGAACGGAACTCGGTACTCGACGCCGACGGCCAGGCCCGCTGGGTCGACGGGCTCTACGTCGCGGACAACTCCGCGCTGGCCAACTCGGCCGCCGGTGTCAACCCGACCCTGACCACGCAGGCGGTGGCGACCCGGACCGCCGAGAAGATCTTCACCAGCCGGTTCGGCGGGGCCGCGTGGGTGCGCTCCGAGGCCCCGGTCGTCTCCACCGACGACCGGGTCGCCCAGGGCATGGACGACCTCGGCCTCTAG
- a CDS encoding isochorismatase family protein yields MAGQTPVRPDDHLISPDNAALVLIDYQPEQVQTVRSTSPELMMLNTTAVARAARAFELPVVLSTVGVEMGVNTGTIEELRAELPDVPEIDRTTLNSWEDPDFRAAVEATGRKKIIMTGLWTEVCVAFPTLDMLREGYEVHPVSDAIGGVSVDAHERAMQRMIRAGAQPVTAISLAAELQRDWGRPGADRLRSILRWYFPELDKITA; encoded by the coding sequence ATGGCAGGCCAGACCCCGGTACGTCCGGACGACCACCTGATCTCCCCGGACAACGCGGCCCTCGTGCTGATCGACTATCAGCCCGAGCAGGTCCAGACGGTCCGCTCGACCAGCCCCGAGCTGATGATGCTCAACACCACCGCCGTCGCCCGCGCCGCGCGGGCGTTCGAGCTGCCGGTCGTGCTGAGCACGGTCGGCGTCGAGATGGGCGTCAACACCGGCACGATCGAGGAACTCCGCGCCGAACTCCCGGACGTCCCCGAGATCGACCGGACCACGCTCAACTCCTGGGAGGACCCCGACTTCCGGGCCGCGGTCGAGGCCACCGGTCGCAAGAAGATCATCATGACCGGGCTGTGGACCGAGGTCTGCGTCGCGTTCCCCACCCTGGACATGCTGCGCGAAGGCTACGAGGTCCACCCCGTCTCCGACGCCATCGGCGGCGTCAGCGTCGACGCCCACGAGCGCGCGATGCAGCGCATGATCCGGGCGGGAGCCCAGCCGGTCACCGCCATCTCGCTGGCAGCCGAGCTGCAGCGCGACTGGGGGCGGCCGGGTGCCGACCGGCTCCGGTCGATCCTGCGCTGGTACTTCCCGGAACTCGACAAGATCACCGCCTGA
- a CDS encoding LuxR C-terminal-related transcriptional regulator, whose product METATAESTGLRPLLDQLREVVPVNVLGAGWAARPTEPVSLTEFSGTRTESLSGLRIDRGRGIGGRALALRKPVKVRDYTTASNLPRDYTRAVSAEGLHAMYALPISVLDGPTGLVYGAFRTEVEISDRLVAATAAVVRRFEFECSVHVAARRQVEELRARAERLTCGPRAPEAAAGRLRELYADLRHLCATADDSPLRDRLEDVLNDVERRFGSRSSPVPRLARREIDVLAQVAAGHSAAHAAVRLGLAPSTVKAYLRSAYRKLGVHNRVQAVAAARALDVVL is encoded by the coding sequence ATGGAAACGGCCACTGCGGAATCCACGGGTCTGCGACCACTGCTCGACCAGCTCCGGGAGGTCGTCCCGGTGAACGTCCTCGGGGCGGGCTGGGCGGCTCGGCCGACCGAGCCGGTCAGCCTGACGGAGTTCTCGGGCACGAGGACCGAATCCCTGAGCGGGCTCCGGATCGATCGGGGGCGCGGGATCGGGGGGCGTGCGCTCGCGCTGCGCAAGCCCGTCAAGGTGCGGGACTACACCACGGCGTCGAACCTCCCTCGGGACTACACGCGCGCGGTGTCCGCCGAGGGCCTGCATGCGATGTACGCCCTGCCGATCAGCGTGCTCGACGGCCCGACCGGCCTGGTCTACGGCGCGTTCCGCACCGAGGTGGAGATCTCCGACCGGCTCGTGGCGGCGACCGCCGCCGTCGTGCGCAGGTTCGAGTTCGAGTGCTCGGTACACGTCGCCGCGCGGCGGCAGGTCGAGGAGCTCCGCGCACGTGCCGAACGGCTGACCTGCGGCCCGCGCGCCCCCGAGGCGGCCGCAGGCAGGCTGCGCGAGCTCTACGCCGACCTGCGTCACCTGTGCGCGACCGCGGACGACAGCCCCCTGCGGGACCGGCTGGAGGATGTGCTGAACGACGTCGAACGCCGCTTCGGCTCGAGGTCGTCGCCGGTGCCGCGGCTCGCCCGCCGAGAGATCGACGTTCTGGCGCAGGTCGCGGCCGGGCACAGTGCCGCGCACGCCGCCGTCCGGCTGGGGCTGGCCCCGTCGACGGTGAAGGCCTACCTCCGTTCGGCCTACCGCAAGCTCGGCGTGCACAACCGTGTCCAGGCGGTCGCGGCGGCCCGCGCGCTCGACGTCGTGCTCTGA
- a CDS encoding GntR family transcriptional regulator: MSARGAPSLTERTYRALRADILGGRHTPGQRLRPTALAADHQVSLNVVREALNRLSGERLVRASPQQGFAVAPVTAADLADLTDVRGLVETAALRRSIERGDLNWEAELVAAHHRLAGTPMTTAEQPEIISPEWDRAHQAFHLATMSGCGSPRLLEVAGGLTECAALYRHWSHRYDQGHRDVAGEHRAIFEATVARDADLACRRHLDHIGRTAEIVLAALQDEEGMSGAGPGAASSPA, encoded by the coding sequence ATGTCCGCACGAGGGGCGCCGTCGCTGACCGAACGCACGTATCGAGCGCTGCGCGCCGACATCCTCGGCGGGCGCCACACCCCCGGACAGCGCCTGCGTCCGACCGCGCTGGCGGCCGACCACCAGGTGAGCCTGAACGTGGTGCGCGAGGCACTGAACCGGCTCTCGGGAGAGCGGCTGGTGCGGGCCTCCCCGCAGCAGGGGTTCGCCGTGGCTCCGGTGACCGCCGCCGACCTGGCCGATCTCACCGACGTCCGGGGGCTGGTCGAGACCGCGGCCCTGCGCCGCTCGATCGAGCGCGGTGACCTCAACTGGGAGGCCGAGCTCGTCGCCGCCCACCACCGCCTCGCCGGCACGCCGATGACCACAGCCGAGCAGCCCGAGATCATCAGCCCGGAGTGGGACCGGGCGCACCAGGCGTTCCACCTCGCCACCATGTCCGGGTGCGGCAGCCCGCGGCTGCTCGAGGTCGCCGGAGGCCTGACCGAGTGCGCGGCGCTGTACCGGCACTGGTCACACCGCTACGACCAGGGTCACCGTGACGTGGCCGGCGAACACAGGGCGATCTTCGAGGCGACCGTCGCCCGGGACGCCGACCTCGCCTGCCGGCGCCACCTCGACCACATCGGGCGCACGGCCGAGATCGTCCTCGCCGCCCTGCAGGACGAGGAGGGCATGTCCGGAGCCGGTCCCGGGGCGGCGTCCTCGCCGGCGTGA
- a CDS encoding nucleoside deaminase: protein MFRPADERALARALEVARAAPATGDIPIGAVVFAADGTELAAACNAREALGDPTAHAELLALRAAAAVVGEWRLIGTTLAVTVEPCTMCAGAIGLARVERVVFGAWEPKTGAAGSLWDVLRDRRLAHRPEVVGGVRAGEAAALLQEFFGRPPSVDAG, encoded by the coding sequence GTGTTCCGGCCGGCCGACGAGCGGGCGCTGGCCCGCGCCCTGGAGGTGGCGCGCGCCGCGCCGGCCACCGGTGACATCCCGATCGGCGCGGTCGTGTTCGCGGCGGACGGCACCGAGCTGGCCGCCGCCTGCAACGCCCGCGAGGCGCTCGGCGACCCCACCGCGCACGCCGAGCTGCTGGCACTACGTGCCGCGGCCGCCGTGGTGGGGGAGTGGCGGCTGATCGGCACGACTCTGGCCGTGACCGTCGAGCCGTGCACGATGTGCGCGGGCGCGATCGGGCTGGCCCGGGTCGAGCGGGTCGTCTTCGGGGCCTGGGAGCCGAAGACCGGGGCGGCCGGATCGCTGTGGGACGTGCTGCGGGACCGCCGGCTCGCGCACCGGCCCGAGGTCGTCGGCGGGGTCCGCGCTGGTGAGGCCGCCGCGCTGCTGCAGGAGTTCTTCGGGCGCCCCCCGTCCGTCGACGCCGGCTAG
- a CDS encoding VOC family protein — protein sequence MALHGLGKATIGVPNVEDTIAYYTDFGLSHRGGGVFATRDGGEQLEIVHSPTRRLVELTVAADDPDDIAAVGRDLARLGVPVDRDGTSARAVEPVTGTRVRVAVRPRVAADPVPPPTPYNGPGRIDRWGRAPFLSRAEPVAPRKLGHAVLGSTDLETSMRFFTDGLGFKVSDYMGDKAAFLRCSVDHHNVLVMAAPVNFLHHTSWQVDDVDEVGRGAHAMLEGHPERHVWGLGRHYAGANFFYYLKDPAGNFSEYYSDMDTIPEDELWDPDVLHGLAGLYSWGPPPPPSFLEPDDLAELMTGTHAPANASR from the coding sequence ATGGCACTGCACGGACTGGGTAAGGCCACCATCGGTGTCCCGAACGTCGAGGACACCATCGCGTACTACACCGACTTCGGGCTCAGCCATCGCGGCGGCGGCGTGTTCGCCACCCGCGACGGCGGCGAGCAGCTCGAGATCGTGCACAGCCCGACCCGGCGGCTGGTCGAGCTGACGGTCGCCGCCGACGACCCGGACGACATCGCCGCGGTCGGCCGCGACCTCGCACGGCTCGGGGTTCCGGTCGACCGGGACGGCACGTCGGCGCGGGCCGTCGAGCCGGTGACCGGCACGAGGGTCCGGGTGGCGGTGCGACCGCGCGTCGCGGCCGACCCGGTGCCGCCCCCGACCCCGTACAACGGTCCTGGCCGCATCGACCGCTGGGGCCGGGCACCGTTCCTGTCCCGCGCCGAGCCGGTGGCTCCGCGCAAGCTCGGTCACGCGGTGCTGGGCAGCACCGACCTGGAGACGAGCATGCGGTTCTTCACCGACGGACTCGGGTTCAAGGTCAGCGACTACATGGGCGACAAGGCCGCGTTCCTGCGCTGCTCGGTCGATCACCACAACGTGCTCGTGATGGCCGCCCCGGTCAACTTCCTGCACCACACGAGCTGGCAGGTCGACGACGTCGACGAGGTCGGGCGCGGCGCCCACGCCATGCTCGAAGGTCACCCCGAACGCCACGTCTGGGGCCTGGGTCGCCACTACGCGGGTGCCAACTTCTTCTACTACCTCAAGGACCCCGCCGGGAACTTCTCCGAGTACTACTCCGACATGGACACCATCCCCGAGGACGAGCTCTGGGACCCGGACGTGCTGCACGGGCTAGCCGGTCTCTACTCCTGGGGGCCGCCCCCGCCGCCGTCGTTCCTCGAGCCGGACGACCTCGCCGAGCTGATGACCGGCACCCACGCGCCGGCGAACGCCTCGCGCTGA
- a CDS encoding FAD-dependent monooxygenase, protein MQTIDTDVLVVGAGPAGLTASALLARDGVDALTVTKYPGTAHSPRAHITNQRTMEVFRDLGMEDAVRAVATPNELMGNNVWSTSFAAPELARLSTWGTAVERVSDYTAASPSRMCNIPQHLLEPVVLDRALDLGADIRFSTELISITQDEHGVRAVVRHRDTGERTAVRARYAIGADGGRSTVAEQLGFPFEGESGLGAAANVWLEADLTRYCAHRPGTLYWMCRPGNDYWVGSGTWICVTPWTEWVLLFMYDPADEPDLGEKAVLERARTTIGDPGVDIRIKAVSTWQINRVVATRFRQGRVFLAGDAAHRHPPANGLGTNTSIQDSYNLCWKLTAVLRGAAGEELLDSYDAERRPVGKQVVDRAMKSVADMAPITSAFGFRPGQTAEEGWAALDGLLAPTDEGRRRRDELAAAVELQNYQFNCHGVELGQRYESCAVVDDGTAWPEPDRDPELYYQPTTRPGARLPHARLEHGDQPQSTLDLCGRGRFTLLTGNGGEPWCTAADQLADELGIPLDTCTIGLGCAYRDVYGDWARLRGTAETGALLVRPDGHVAWRHHELATDPGAALRDALNSVLRRDPATLPHLTATGG, encoded by the coding sequence ATGCAGACCATCGACACCGACGTCCTGGTGGTCGGAGCCGGCCCGGCCGGCCTCACCGCGTCGGCCCTGCTGGCTCGCGACGGCGTCGACGCCCTCACCGTGACCAAGTACCCCGGCACCGCGCACTCGCCGCGGGCCCACATCACCAACCAGCGCACCATGGAGGTCTTCCGCGACCTCGGCATGGAGGACGCGGTGCGGGCGGTCGCCACACCGAACGAGCTCATGGGCAACAACGTGTGGTCGACCAGTTTCGCCGCACCGGAGCTGGCGCGGCTGTCCACGTGGGGCACCGCTGTCGAACGGGTCTCGGACTACACGGCGGCCAGCCCGAGCCGGATGTGCAACATCCCCCAGCACCTGCTCGAACCGGTCGTCCTGGACCGGGCGCTCGATCTCGGTGCCGACATCCGCTTCTCCACCGAGCTGATCTCGATCACCCAGGACGAGCACGGCGTCCGCGCCGTCGTCCGGCACCGCGACACCGGTGAGCGGACCGCCGTCCGCGCCCGGTACGCGATCGGCGCCGACGGCGGCCGCAGCACGGTCGCCGAGCAGCTCGGGTTCCCGTTCGAAGGCGAGTCCGGCCTCGGCGCGGCCGCGAACGTCTGGCTCGAGGCGGATCTGACCCGCTACTGCGCCCACCGGCCCGGCACCTTGTACTGGATGTGCCGGCCCGGCAACGACTACTGGGTCGGCAGCGGCACCTGGATCTGCGTCACGCCGTGGACGGAGTGGGTCCTGCTGTTCATGTACGACCCGGCCGACGAGCCCGACCTCGGCGAGAAGGCGGTGCTCGAACGCGCGCGCACCACGATCGGCGATCCCGGGGTCGACATCCGGATCAAGGCGGTGAGCACCTGGCAGATCAATCGCGTGGTGGCCACCCGGTTCCGGCAGGGCCGGGTGTTCCTGGCCGGTGACGCCGCGCACCGGCACCCGCCCGCGAACGGGCTGGGCACCAACACCTCGATCCAGGACTCGTACAACCTGTGCTGGAAGCTCACCGCGGTGCTGCGCGGTGCGGCGGGCGAGGAGCTGCTCGACTCCTACGACGCGGAGCGTCGGCCGGTCGGCAAGCAGGTCGTCGACCGCGCCATGAAGAGCGTCGCGGACATGGCCCCCATCACGTCGGCATTCGGGTTCCGGCCGGGACAGACGGCCGAGGAGGGCTGGGCGGCCCTCGACGGGCTCCTGGCCCCCACCGACGAGGGGCGGCGCCGCCGCGACGAGCTGGCCGCCGCGGTCGAGCTGCAGAACTACCAGTTCAACTGCCACGGCGTGGAGCTCGGTCAGCGCTACGAGTCCTGCGCCGTCGTCGACGACGGGACCGCCTGGCCGGAACCCGACCGGGACCCCGAGCTGTACTACCAGCCGACCACCCGTCCCGGAGCCCGCCTCCCGCACGCCCGGCTCGAGCACGGTGACCAGCCGCAGTCCACGCTGGACCTGTGCGGTCGTGGCCGGTTCACGCTGCTCACCGGTAACGGTGGCGAGCCCTGGTGCACTGCCGCCGACCAGCTCGCCGACGAGCTGGGGATCCCGCTCGACACCTGCACGATCGGCCTCGGCTGCGCCTACCGCGACGTCTACGGCGACTGGGCCCGGCTGCGCGGTACCGCCGAAACCGGAGCGCTGCTGGTCCGGCCCGACGGCCACGTCGCGTGGCGGCACCACGAACTCGCCACCGACCCCGGCGCTGCCCTGCGCGACGCGCTGAACTCGGTGCTTCGCCGTGATCCCGCCACGCTGCCCCACCTCACCGCCACCGGAGGCTGA
- a CDS encoding M20 family metallopeptidase, with product MATPVPITPASVAGLPRGLLAAARRLQPRTVALRRALHRVPELGLDLPRTRDAVLRELADLPVTVRTGRSCSSVVAVLEGARPGPALLLRGDMDALPLQEDTGLEFASEVDGAMHACGHDTHTAMLASAARLLAGHRERIAGRVLLAFQPGEEGFHGARHMLDEGLLDDGPELAYALHISSTVPSGELHHRPGPIMAAADVLAVTVTGRGGHASAPQDACDPVPAAAAMVGGLQALLTRRVGPHESAVLTIARIQAGTTDNVIPETAELTGTLRTLSEPVRALLHREVATHCRHVAEAYGCTAEVVITPGYPVTVNDAEATAALVRVGEKVLGDRACVPMRDPLMGAEDFAYVLERVPGALAFLGARPPAVPQAGAPPNHSNRVVFDEAAFPAGVAVHAGLALAALS from the coding sequence ATGGCGACCCCCGTGCCGATCACCCCCGCGTCCGTCGCCGGGCTGCCCCGCGGGCTGCTGGCGGCCGCTCGCCGGCTGCAGCCGCGCACCGTCGCGCTGCGCCGGGCGCTGCACCGGGTGCCCGAGCTCGGGCTCGACCTGCCCCGCACCCGGGACGCCGTCCTCCGGGAGCTGGCGGACCTGCCCGTGACGGTCCGCACGGGGCGGTCGTGCAGCTCGGTCGTCGCCGTGCTGGAGGGGGCCCGGCCGGGCCCGGCGCTGCTGCTGCGCGGGGACATGGACGCGCTCCCGCTGCAGGAGGACACCGGGCTGGAGTTCGCATCGGAGGTCGACGGCGCCATGCACGCGTGCGGCCACGACACGCACACCGCGATGCTCGCCTCCGCCGCCCGGCTGCTGGCCGGCCACCGGGAGCGGATCGCCGGCCGGGTGCTGCTGGCCTTCCAGCCGGGCGAGGAGGGGTTCCACGGCGCCCGGCACATGCTCGACGAGGGCCTGCTGGACGACGGGCCGGAGCTGGCCTACGCGCTGCACATCTCCTCCACCGTCCCGAGCGGGGAGCTGCACCACCGGCCGGGCCCGATCATGGCGGCGGCCGACGTGCTCGCCGTGACCGTGACCGGGCGGGGCGGGCACGCGTCGGCCCCGCAGGACGCCTGCGACCCGGTCCCGGCGGCCGCGGCGATGGTCGGCGGCCTGCAGGCCCTGCTCACCCGCCGGGTCGGCCCGCACGAGTCCGCGGTGCTCACGATCGCCCGGATCCAGGCCGGGACCACCGACAACGTCATCCCCGAGACGGCGGAGCTGACCGGAACGCTGCGGACCCTGTCCGAGCCCGTGCGGGCACTGCTGCACCGCGAGGTCGCGACGCACTGCCGGCACGTTGCCGAGGCCTACGGATGCACCGCCGAGGTGGTGATCACACCGGGTTACCCGGTGACGGTGAACGACGCCGAGGCGACGGCGGCGCTGGTCCGGGTGGGCGAGAAGGTGCTCGGCGACCGGGCCTGCGTGCCGATGCGGGACCCGCTGATGGGCGCCGAGGACTTCGCCTACGTGCTGGAGCGGGTGCCGGGGGCGCTGGCGTTCCTCGGCGCCCGGCCGCCGGCCGTCCCGCAGGCCGGGGCCCCGCCGAACCACTCGAACCGGGTGGTGTTCGACGAGGCGGCGTTCCCGGCCGGCGTCGCCGTCCACGCCGGGCTGGCGCTGGCCGCGCTGTCCTGA